CCTACCTCTACGGCCCGGACGACGTCTTCCTGATCCCGAACGCGGCGAACACCGCGGAGGTGGTCCGCCGCCTGGCCGCCGCCGCGCCGTCCGGCATCACGGTGACCGGCCTGCACCACGACTTCGCGATCCTCGCCGTCCAGGGCCCGGAGTCCGCCGCCGTCCTGGAGCGGCTCGGCCTGCCCACCGGGCACGACTACATGTCGTTCACCGAGGCCGCCCTCGGCGACGTCACGCTCGTCGTCTGCCGGACCGGCTACACCGGCGAGCACGGCTACGAGCTGGTCATCCCGTGGTCGGCGGCAACCACCGTGTGGGACGCGCTGATCGGCGCCGGAGTCCGCCCGTGCGGTCTGGGCGCCCGCGACACGCTGCGCACCGAGATGGGCTATCCCCTGCACGGCCAGGAGCTCTCCTTGGAGATCAGCCCGGTCCAGGCCCGCTCCGGCTGGGCGGTCGGCTGGTCCAAGCCCGCCTTCTGGGGCCGCGACGCCCTGCTCGCCGAGAAGGCCGCCGGCCCGCGCCGCCAGCTCCGCGGCCTGGAGCTGACCGGCCGCGGCATCCCGCGCGGCCACATGCCCGTCTTCGCCGGCGACACCCGGATCGGCGAGACCACCAGTGGCACGTTCTCCCCGACCAAGAAGGTCGGCATCGCCCTGGCGCTGATCGACACCGAGCTGCGGCTGCCCGACGGAGCCCCGGTCGAGATCGACATCCGCGGCCGCCGCACCGAGGCCCGGCTGGTCAAGCCGCCCTTCGTGCAGCCCTCGGTCCGCTGACCCGGGAAACCACTTTCCGGTACGCCCGGCGTACCGGAAGCAGCGAAGCGGGTGGTGACCCGCCGCTCACCGCAGCGAAAGGGTGATCACCGCGAGCGTGCCGGCGGTCTCGACGCAGGCGCCCAGCACATCCCCGGTGACCCCGCCGAAACGGCGCACGCAGTGCCGGAGCAGCACCAGCACCCCCACCACGGCGGCCGCCACCGCCACCGGTCCCTGCCAGGGACGACCGGGGACGGCCGGGATCGCGGCGGCCGCCACGAGCACGCCGGCGAGCCACGCGACGGGGACCGGGACCGTGCCGGCCACCATCGCGCCGAGCCCCTCGGGACGGGCCGGTGGGACGCCGCGGCGGCAGGCCAGGGTGATCGCCAGGCGGCCGGTGGTCCACGCGATCACCAGCGACCACCAGGTGACGGCGGTGAGCGCGGCGGCCTGCACGAGCACGCCGGCGGCGAGCGCCACCACGCCGAACGGCCCGATGTCCGGCTTCTTCATGATCTCCAGGGCGGCCGGGCCGGACCGGTAGGAGCCGAGCGCGTCCACCGTGTCGGCCAGGCCGTCGAGGTGCAGGCCGCGGGTCAGCAGCGCGCCGGCGGCCACGGTGACCCCGCCGGCGACCAGGCCGGGCGCGCCGAGCGCCAGCAAACCCTCGCGCAGGGCCGCGAGCGCCGCCCCGAGCAGCGCGCCGACCAGCGGCGCCAGGCCCATCGCGACGGCCGCGACCGGCCGGTCCACCCGGCCGCCGCGCACCGGCAGCACGGTCAGGGTGGTGACCGCCAGCCGCAGCCCGTCGATCACGAGCGGCCGGCCGCGCCGTCCTCGACGCCGTCGACCGGGTTGCCGAAGCCGTCGGCGGTGCCCTCCGGGCCGGCGGCGACGGTGGCCTCGTCACCGGCCTGGTCCGCCTCGGTGAGGTTGGCGTCCGGGTCGTCGAGCCCGGCGTCGCCGTGGTCGGCGAGCATCGCCGGGTGCACCGGCAGGGCCGCGGCCAGCCCGATCGCCGTCCGCAGCAGCGGCAGCACGGCCAGCGCGTTCGCCCCCTCGCCGAGGTCCAGGCCGAGTTCCAGCACCGGCGTCAGGCCCAGCACGTCGGCGCCCTGCCTGACCAGCGCCAGCGTGCCCGCCTCGGGCAGCAGGCACCAGTGCCGGGTCTGCCCGGCCACGTCCCGGGCGATCAGGCCGGCCGCGATGCCGAGCGGGCCGTCCACCAGCACCGGGAGGCGCCGGGCGGCCGCGCCGAGCAGCAGGCCGGTGGCCACCGCCAGGTCCAGGCCGCCGAGCTCGCGGAGGATGTCGGTGGCGCCGCGCGCCTCCTGCCGGATCCGGTGCAGGGCGTCGCGGATCGCGGCGCAGCGCACCATCCAGGCG
This window of the Actinoplanes oblitus genome carries:
- the gcvT gene encoding glycine cleavage system aminomethyltransferase GcvT: MSAESFRSPLHERHVALGAKLAPFGGWEMPLEYAGGGVLKEHAAVREAAGVFDVSHLGKARVAGPGAADFVNSCLTNDLARIAPGKAQYTLCCDETGGVVDDLIAYLYGPDDVFLIPNAANTAEVVRRLAAAAPSGITVTGLHHDFAILAVQGPESAAVLERLGLPTGHDYMSFTEAALGDVTLVVCRTGYTGEHGYELVIPWSAATTVWDALIGAGVRPCGLGARDTLRTEMGYPLHGQELSLEISPVQARSGWAVGWSKPAFWGRDALLAEKAAGPRRQLRGLELTGRGIPRGHMPVFAGDTRIGETTSGTFSPTKKVGIALALIDTELRLPDGAPVEIDIRGRRTEARLVKPPFVQPSVR
- a CDS encoding adenosylcobinamide-GDP ribazoletransferase; the encoded protein is MIDGLRLAVTTLTVLPVRGGRVDRPVAAVAMGLAPLVGALLGAALAALREGLLALGAPGLVAGGVTVAAGALLTRGLHLDGLADTVDALGSYRSGPAALEIMKKPDIGPFGVVALAAGVLVQAAALTAVTWWSLVIAWTTGRLAITLACRRGVPPARPEGLGAMVAGTVPVPVAWLAGVLVAAAAIPAVPGRPWQGPVAVAAAVVGVLVLLRHCVRRFGGVTGDVLGACVETAGTLAVITLSLR